The proteins below are encoded in one region of Bacteroides uniformis:
- a CDS encoding ATP-dependent Clp protease ATP-binding subunit yields MNNQFSQRVSDIITYSKEEANRLRNRYIGPEHLLLGMLRDGGGKAIEILLKLDIDLKRVKSRLEGFLKDAEDDTLLPDAEVPLSPMTAKILKMCMLEARLLKSATADTEHVLLAILKDGDNLAATVLEEHRVDYQAVFEQLSMKSTNPNAGMGFTEDDEEDEEDMNMSRSSRTGGAGSASAAQAASRKPSNDTPVLDNFGVDMTRAAEEGKLDPVVGREREIERLAQILSRRKKNNPVLIGEPGVGKSAIVEGLALRIVQKKVSRILFEKRVVMLDMASVVAGTKYRGQFEERIRSIINELQKNPNVILFIDEIHTIVGAGAAAGSMDAANMLKPALARGEIQCIGATTLDEYRKNIEKDGALERRFQKVIVEPTTAEETLQILKNIKEKYEDHHNVSYTDEALEACVKLSARYITDRNFPDKAIDALDEAGSRVHLTNINVPKEIEEQEKLIEEARSLKAEAVKSQNFELAASYRDREKELSVRLEEMKVEWEARLKDDRQTVGEEEIANVISMMSGVPVQRMAQAEGLKLAGMKEELQAKVIAQDAAIEKLTKAILRSRVGLKDPNHPIGTFMFLGPTGVGKTHLAKQLAKYMFGSADALIRIDMSEYMEKYTVSRMIGAAPGYVGYEEGGQLTEKVRRKPYSIVLLDEIEKAHPDVFNILLQVLDEGRLTDNYGRTIDFKNTVIIMTSNIGTRQLKEFGRGVGFAAQNRTDDNEHSRSVIQKALNKTFAPEFLNRLDEIITFDQLSLEAITKIVDIELKGLYERVEAIGYKLVVEDDAKTFLASKGYDVQFGARPLKRAIQNHLEDGLSELIVAAELQPGDTVNVSVDKEKDELSIKKA; encoded by the coding sequence ATGAACAATCAATTTTCACAAAGAGTTTCAGACATAATTACTTATAGCAAGGAAGAAGCCAATCGATTGAGAAATCGCTATATTGGTCCGGAACACCTTCTGCTCGGCATGCTGCGTGATGGCGGAGGAAAAGCTATTGAAATATTGTTGAAACTTGATATAGATTTAAAACGAGTAAAAAGTCGTCTGGAGGGTTTCCTAAAGGATGCCGAGGACGATACTCTCTTGCCGGACGCTGAAGTGCCCTTGTCCCCGATGACGGCTAAGATATTGAAGATGTGTATGCTTGAAGCGCGTTTGCTGAAAAGTGCAACTGCCGATACGGAACATGTATTGCTGGCTATCTTGAAAGATGGCGACAATCTTGCTGCAACTGTTTTGGAAGAACACCGGGTGGATTATCAGGCTGTATTTGAACAGCTTTCGATGAAATCGACCAATCCGAATGCGGGAATGGGATTCACCGAGGATGATGAAGAGGATGAAGAAGATATGAATATGTCCCGCTCCTCCCGTACTGGGGGAGCTGGTTCGGCTTCGGCTGCACAGGCTGCATCCAGAAAGCCGTCCAATGATACTCCTGTGCTGGACAATTTCGGCGTAGACATGACGCGGGCTGCCGAAGAAGGCAAGCTGGACCCGGTTGTGGGTCGCGAACGCGAGATTGAACGTCTGGCGCAAATCTTGAGCCGCCGTAAGAAGAACAATCCGGTGCTTATCGGTGAACCTGGAGTCGGAAAATCTGCCATCGTAGAGGGTTTGGCATTGCGTATTGTGCAAAAGAAAGTTTCGCGCATTTTGTTTGAAAAGCGCGTGGTGATGCTTGATATGGCCTCTGTGGTGGCGGGAACAAAATACCGTGGTCAGTTTGAGGAACGTATCCGCTCTATCATCAACGAGTTGCAGAAAAATCCGAATGTCATCCTTTTCATCGATGAAATCCATACGATTGTAGGTGCCGGTGCTGCTGCCGGTTCCATGGATGCTGCCAATATGCTGAAACCAGCTTTAGCGCGTGGTGAAATACAGTGTATTGGAGCTACCACTCTCGATGAATACAGAAAGAATATCGAGAAAGACGGTGCTTTGGAACGTCGTTTCCAAAAGGTGATTGTAGAGCCTACCACAGCTGAAGAAACGCTTCAGATATTGAAGAATATCAAGGAGAAGTATGAAGACCATCATAACGTGAGCTACACGGATGAAGCCTTGGAAGCATGTGTCAAGTTGTCAGCACGCTATATAACCGACCGCAACTTCCCGGATAAAGCTATTGATGCTTTGGACGAGGCGGGTTCGCGTGTGCATTTGACGAATATTAATGTTCCGAAAGAAATTGAGGAACAGGAAAAGCTGATTGAAGAGGCACGTAGCCTGAAGGCTGAAGCTGTAAAGTCACAGAATTTTGAGCTGGCTGCCAGCTACCGCGACCGTGAGAAGGAACTTTCTGTCCGCTTGGAGGAGATGAAGGTTGAGTGGGAAGCCCGTTTGAAGGATGACCGCCAAACGGTAGGTGAAGAGGAAATAGCCAATGTTATTTCAATGATGTCCGGTGTACCCGTACAGCGCATGGCGCAGGCAGAAGGACTTAAACTGGCCGGAATGAAGGAAGAACTACAGGCGAAGGTGATAGCTCAAGATGCTGCGATAGAGAAACTTACCAAAGCAATCTTGCGTAGCCGTGTAGGGTTGAAAGACCCGAACCATCCCATCGGAACTTTTATGTTCCTTGGCCCTACTGGTGTGGGTAAGACGCATTTGGCAAAGCAATTGGCAAAATATATGTTTGGCTCTGCCGATGCCTTGATACGTATCGATATGAGCGAGTATATGGAGAAATACACCGTATCTCGTATGATTGGTGCCGCTCCGGGATATGTGGGCTATGAGGAAGGCGGCCAGTTGACTGAAAAGGTGCGTCGCAAGCCGTATTCCATTGTCTTGCTGGATGAGATTGAGAAAGCCCATCCGGACGTGTTCAACATCTTGCTCCAGGTACTGGATGAAGGTCGTTTGACTGACAATTATGGCAGAACCATCGATTTCAAGAATACGGTTATCATTATGACCTCCAATATCGGTACGCGGCAGTTGAAGGAGTTTGGCCGTGGCGTAGGTTTTGCGGCGCAAAACCGCACGGATGACAATGAACATTCGCGCAGTGTGATACAAAAGGCTCTGAACAAGACTTTTGCTCCCGAATTTTTGAATCGTTTGGATGAAATCATTACTTTCGACCAGCTCTCCTTGGAGGCTATCACAAAGATTGTGGACATTGAGCTGAAAGGCTTGTACGAACGGGTTGAAGCAATTGGTTACAAGCTGGTTGTGGAGGATGATGCAAAGACATTCCTTGCTTCGAAAGGGTACGATGTACAGTTTGGTGCGCGCCCATTGAAGCGTGCCATTCAGAACCACTTGGAGGATGGACTTTCCGAGCTGATAGTGGCGGCAGAGTTACAGCCGGGTGATACGGTAAATGTATCAGTAGACAAAGAAAAAGATGAGCTGAGCATCAAGAAGGCATAA
- a CDS encoding tetratricopeptide repeat protein — MVMNKILFFTLSLVMAITAYGQNSASVDTLQTASDSTSVGSHAEFSAARQESNVTKAEGDSAYIRNDYASAIQIYENLLKKGEAAEVYYNLGNSYYKADDIARAILNYERALLLEPGNADIRANLEIARSKTIDKVIPVPEVFFVSWTKSLINCLSVDAWAKLGIVFFVLLLVSFYLFFFSKQITGKKVGFIAGIVFLVLVILSNVFAAQQKGELMERNEAIVLAPSVTVRSTPSESGTSLFILHEGRKVEIKDNSMREWKEIRLEDGKVGWVPASAIEGI; from the coding sequence ATGGTAATGAATAAAATATTGTTTTTTACTCTTAGTCTAGTGATGGCAATTACTGCCTATGGGCAGAATTCTGCATCTGTAGATACATTACAGACTGCTAGTGACTCTACATCCGTCGGTTCACATGCGGAATTCTCTGCTGCAAGGCAAGAAAGCAATGTGACAAAGGCTGAAGGTGACAGCGCTTATATACGGAATGATTATGCTTCTGCCATTCAAATATATGAGAATCTGTTAAAGAAGGGAGAGGCTGCAGAGGTCTATTATAATCTTGGCAACAGTTATTATAAGGCAGATGATATAGCAAGAGCTATATTGAATTATGAGCGTGCCTTGTTGTTGGAACCTGGTAATGCTGATATTCGTGCAAATTTGGAGATAGCACGTTCTAAGACAATCGATAAGGTAATCCCAGTTCCTGAGGTTTTCTTTGTATCTTGGACTAAATCGTTGATTAATTGTCTTAGCGTAGACGCATGGGCTAAGTTGGGGATTGTGTTCTTTGTACTATTACTCGTTTCGTTCTATCTCTTTTTCTTTTCAAAACAGATTACGGGAAAGAAAGTGGGATTTATTGCAGGAATAGTATTCCTGGTTCTTGTTATATTGAGTAATGTGTTTGCTGCTCAGCAAAAAGGCGAACTGATGGAACGTAACGAAGCTATAGTGTTGGCACCTAGTGTCACAGTGCGTAGTACTCCCAGTGAAAGTGGTACAAGTCTGTTCATTCTTCATGAGGGACGTAAAGTTGAGATAAAAGACAACTCTATGCGTGAATGGAAAGAAATTCGTTTGGAAGATGGTAAAGTAGGGTGGGTTCCAGCTTCTGCCATAGAAGGTATTTAA
- the gyrA gene encoding DNA gyrase subunit A, protein MLEQDRIIKINIEEEMKSSYIDYSMSVIVSRALPDVRDGFKPVHRRILFGMMGLGNTSDKPYKKSARVVGEVLGKYHPHGDSSVYGALVRMAQPWAMRYMLVDGQGNYGSVDGDSAAAMRYTECRLRKIGEDMMTDLEKETVDMQNNFDDSLQEPTVMPARIPNLLVNGASGIAVGMATNMPTHNLSEVIDACIAYIENNDIDIEELMTYVKAPDFPTGGYIYGMSGVREAYLTGRGRVIMRARAEIETGSTHDKIVVTEIPYGVNKAELIKNIADLANEKKIEGIANANDESDREGMRIVIDVKRDANASIVLNKLYKMTMLQTSFGVNNVALVHGRPRLLNLKDLIKHFVEHRHDVVIRRTQYDLRKAKERAHILEGLIIASDNIDEVIKIIRAAKTPNDAISGLMERFQLSEIQSRAIVEMRLRQLTGLMQDQLHAEYEEIQKQIAYLEEILVNDELCRKVIKDELIEVKEKYGDERRSEIVYSSEEFNPEDFYADDEMIITISHMGYIKRTPLSEFRAQNRGGVGSKGTETRDADFVEHIYPATMHNTMMFFTQKGKCYWLKVYEIPEGTKNSKGRAIQNLLNIDSDDAVNAYLRVKNLNDQEFINSHYVLFCTKNGVIKKTLLEQYSRPRQNGVNAITIREDDRVIEVRMTNGDNEIIIANRNGRAIRFHESAVRVMGRTATGVRGMTLDEDGQDEVVGMICIKDPEAETIMVVSEQGYGKRSDIEDYRKTNRGGKGVKTMNITDKTGKLVTIKSVTDENDLMIINKSGITIRLKVADVRIMGRATQGVRLINLEKRNDEIGSVCKVTSENEEELIEEGEENTLESPQNEVNNENEE, encoded by the coding sequence ATGCTTGAACAAGACAGAATTATAAAGATTAACATCGAGGAGGAAATGAAGTCATCGTACATTGACTACTCTATGTCGGTCATTGTTTCACGTGCCCTTCCGGATGTTAGAGATGGTTTTAAACCCGTTCACCGAAGAATTCTTTTCGGAATGATGGGATTAGGAAATACCTCCGACAAACCTTATAAAAAATCAGCCAGAGTTGTAGGTGAAGTATTAGGTAAATATCACCCTCATGGCGACTCGTCCGTTTACGGAGCTCTTGTACGTATGGCTCAGCCTTGGGCAATGCGTTACATGTTGGTAGATGGACAAGGTAACTACGGTTCAGTAGACGGTGACAGTGCTGCTGCCATGCGTTATACAGAGTGTCGTTTGCGAAAAATTGGTGAAGACATGATGACAGACCTTGAGAAAGAGACTGTTGACATGCAGAACAATTTCGATGACTCTTTGCAAGAGCCTACCGTCATGCCGGCCCGTATTCCGAATCTTTTGGTAAATGGTGCATCTGGTATTGCCGTAGGTATGGCTACCAATATGCCGACCCATAATCTATCTGAGGTTATTGACGCTTGTATTGCATACATTGAAAACAATGACATCGATATAGAAGAGCTGATGACGTATGTCAAAGCTCCTGATTTCCCGACCGGAGGCTATATATACGGTATGAGCGGTGTTCGCGAAGCCTATCTCACGGGACGCGGACGTGTCATAATGCGTGCTAGAGCCGAAATTGAGACTGGTTCGACGCACGATAAAATCGTTGTGACAGAAATTCCCTATGGTGTCAACAAAGCTGAATTGATTAAGAATATAGCCGATCTGGCCAACGAAAAGAAAATTGAAGGTATTGCCAATGCTAATGACGAATCCGACCGTGAAGGTATGCGTATCGTTATTGATGTAAAACGTGATGCAAATGCCAGCATTGTACTCAACAAGCTCTACAAGATGACAATGCTGCAGACATCTTTTGGTGTGAACAATGTTGCATTGGTACATGGCCGTCCACGTCTGTTGAATCTGAAAGATTTGATAAAACACTTCGTTGAGCACAGACACGACGTAGTCATCCGCCGTACTCAGTATGATTTGCGCAAGGCCAAAGAACGTGCACATATTCTGGAAGGATTAATCATTGCATCTGATAATATCGACGAAGTAATCAAGATTATCCGTGCTGCTAAAACCCCGAATGATGCTATATCAGGTTTGATGGAGCGATTCCAACTCAGTGAAATTCAGTCACGTGCCATTGTTGAAATGCGTTTGCGTCAGCTCACAGGATTGATGCAAGACCAGCTGCACGCCGAATATGAGGAAATTCAGAAGCAGATTGCTTATTTGGAAGAAATCCTTGTCAATGACGAACTCTGCCGCAAAGTCATTAAAGATGAACTGATTGAAGTAAAAGAGAAGTATGGTGACGAACGTCGCTCGGAAATTGTCTATTCATCAGAAGAATTCAATCCGGAAGACTTCTATGCAGATGATGAAATGATTATCACCATCTCGCACATGGGATACATCAAACGCACACCGCTGAGCGAATTCCGTGCGCAAAACCGTGGTGGGGTAGGCTCCAAAGGTACCGAAACCCGCGATGCAGACTTTGTAGAGCATATTTATCCTGCAACCATGCATAATACCATGATGTTCTTTACACAGAAAGGTAAGTGTTACTGGCTGAAGGTATACGAAATCCCCGAAGGTACTAAGAATTCGAAAGGTCGTGCCATCCAGAATTTGTTGAATATCGACTCTGACGATGCTGTAAACGCCTATTTGCGCGTGAAGAACCTGAACGACCAAGAATTTATCAACAGCCATTATGTATTGTTCTGTACTAAGAATGGTGTCATTAAGAAAACATTGCTTGAGCAGTATTCACGTCCTCGCCAAAATGGTGTAAATGCTATCACTATCCGTGAAGACGACCGTGTAATCGAAGTGCGTATGACAAACGGCGACAATGAAATCATCATTGCCAACCGTAACGGACGTGCCATTCGTTTCCATGAAAGTGCTGTGCGCGTTATGGGACGTACTGCCACCGGTGTACGTGGTATGACATTGGATGAAGACGGTCAAGACGAAGTAGTAGGTATGATATGCATCAAAGATCCTGAAGCGGAAACAATTATGGTTGTATCGGAACAAGGATATGGCAAACGTTCGGATATTGAAGATTATCGCAAGACCAATCGTGGAGGTAAAGGTGTGAAAACAATGAATATCACCGATAAAACGGGTAAATTAGTAACTATCAAGTCTGTTACAGATGAAAATGACTTGATGATTATTAATAAATCCGGTATTACCATCCGTCTGAAAGTCGCCGATGTTCGTATCATGGGACGTGCTACACAAGGTGTGCGTCTAATCAACCTTGAGAAACGTAATGACGAAATCGGCTCTGTATGTAAAGTCACTTCAGAAAATGAAGAGGAACTTATAGAGGAGGGGGAAGAAAATACCCTTGAAAGCCCTCAGAACGAGGTAAACAATGAAAATGAAGAATAG
- a CDS encoding BatD family protein gives MRKIVFLWIALIAVGMNVFADGKVSFTASAPDAVAVGDQFRLSYTVTTQKVRDFRAPSMKGFDVLMGPSRSQQSSVQMINGQTTSTSSITFTYILMATAEGDFTIPGATITADGNQMVSNSVQVRVLPADQAANGASGNGGKQSEGTASRASSGTSVSNSDLFITATASKMTVYEQEAFLLTYKIYTLVDLRMFDNVKLPDFKGFHSQEVELPNDRRWGLEHYKGRNYQSTIYRQFVLFPQQAGKLTIDAARFDASIAKATQVADPFEAFFNGGSNYVEVKKTILTPQLTIDVKPLPAGKPADFSGGVGEFNITSSINSTNVKTNDAVTVKLVISGTGNLKLLSNPEVKFPEDFEVYDPKVDNKFRLTNSGLSGSKVIEYLAIPRNAGTYKIPAVKFSYFDINSRSYKTLTTEEYELHVEKGVGNAAQTIANFTSKEELKVLNEDIRFIKQNNVTLSPKGDFFFGSLTYWLLYLIPGIAFITFFVIYRKQIAANANVAKMRTKKANKVAVKRMKQAGKLLAENKKDAFYDEVLKALWGYISDKLNIPVSRLSKDNIEEELRNYGVNDALIKEFLDALNNCEFARFAPGDDNQAMDKVYSASLEVISKMENSIKH, from the coding sequence ATGAGAAAAATAGTTTTCTTATGGATAGCACTGATTGCAGTCGGTATGAATGTCTTTGCCGATGGCAAGGTATCGTTTACTGCGTCTGCTCCTGACGCTGTGGCGGTAGGAGACCAGTTCAGACTGTCGTATACGGTGACTACACAAAAGGTAAGGGATTTTCGTGCTCCTTCTATGAAGGGATTTGATGTGTTGATGGGGCCCAGCCGCTCGCAACAGAGTAGCGTGCAGATGATTAATGGGCAGACGACTTCAACCAGCAGTATTACATTCACTTATATTTTAATGGCGACTGCAGAAGGTGATTTTACCATTCCAGGAGCCACTATCACTGCTGATGGTAACCAAATGGTTTCGAATTCTGTACAAGTAAGGGTTCTTCCGGCAGATCAGGCTGCTAATGGAGCTTCTGGAAATGGTGGCAAACAGAGTGAGGGCACTGCCAGCCGCGCTTCTTCCGGGACATCTGTATCGAATAGTGATTTGTTTATTACAGCTACTGCCAGTAAGATGACGGTGTATGAACAAGAGGCTTTTCTGCTGACATACAAGATATATACCTTGGTGGACTTACGTATGTTTGATAATGTGAAATTGCCTGACTTCAAAGGATTCCATTCTCAGGAAGTAGAATTGCCTAATGACAGAAGATGGGGATTGGAGCATTATAAAGGTAGAAATTATCAGTCTACAATCTATCGTCAGTTTGTGTTGTTCCCGCAACAAGCCGGTAAGCTGACAATTGATGCTGCACGCTTTGATGCTTCCATTGCAAAGGCTACACAAGTTGCTGATCCGTTCGAGGCATTTTTCAATGGAGGAAGCAATTACGTAGAAGTTAAAAAGACAATTTTGACTCCGCAACTGACAATTGACGTAAAGCCCTTGCCGGCAGGTAAGCCAGCCGATTTTTCGGGAGGAGTGGGAGAGTTCAATATAACTTCTTCTATCAATAGTACAAATGTCAAGACCAATGATGCTGTTACTGTCAAACTTGTCATTTCTGGTACCGGTAATCTGAAATTGCTTTCTAATCCGGAAGTTAAATTCCCCGAGGATTTTGAAGTATATGATCCGAAGGTGGACAATAAATTCCGTCTGACAAATTCGGGCCTCTCCGGTAGTAAGGTCATTGAGTATCTGGCAATTCCTCGTAATGCTGGAACTTATAAGATTCCTGCCGTAAAGTTCAGTTATTTTGATATTAATTCCCGTTCGTATAAGACGTTGACTACGGAGGAGTATGAATTGCATGTGGAAAAGGGAGTAGGTAATGCTGCTCAGACTATTGCAAACTTTACAAGCAAGGAAGAGTTGAAAGTATTGAACGAGGATATTCGTTTTATCAAGCAGAATAACGTAACTCTGTCTCCCAAAGGTGATTTCTTCTTCGGTTCGTTGACGTATTGGTTGCTTTATTTGATACCGGGTATTGCATTCATTACATTCTTTGTCATCTATCGTAAGCAAATAGCAGCCAATGCAAATGTAGCAAAGATGCGTACCAAGAAAGCCAATAAAGTGGCGGTGAAACGTATGAAACAAGCTGGTAAATTATTGGCTGAGAATAAGAAAGATGCGTTTTATGATGAGGTTTTGAAAGCTCTTTGGGGGTATATCAGTGATAAACTGAACATTCCGGTATCCCGTTTGTCTAAGGATAATATCGAAGAGGAACTTCGTAATTATGGTGTGAATGATGCGTTGATAAAGGAATTCCTCGATGCATTGAATAACTGTGAGTTTGCCCGCTTTGCTCCGGGTGATGATAACCAGGCTATGGATAAGGTATATTCAGCTTCTTTGGAAGTTATCAGTAAAATGGAAAACTCGATAAAACATTAA
- a CDS encoding DNA-binding protein produces MRTITFNELRKIKDSLPSGSMHRIADELGLNVDTVRNFFGGHNFKEGKSVGIHLEPGPDGGLVMIDDTTVLERALKILDEMAGKTEEAVRA; encoded by the coding sequence ATGAGAACAATAACATTTAATGAATTACGTAAGATTAAAGACTCATTGCCTAGTGGTAGTATGCATAGAATAGCCGATGAACTTGGACTGAATGTTGACACTGTAAGAAATTTTTTCGGTGGACACAATTTTAAGGAGGGGAAAAGTGTTGGGATTCACTTGGAACCTGGACCAGATGGTGGATTGGTTATGATTGATGATACTACTGTTTTAGAGCGAGCTTTAAAAATTTTAGATGAAATGGCAGGTAAGACTGAAGAAGCTGTTCGAGCTTAA
- a CDS encoding tetratricopeptide repeat protein, translating into MKRVLFSMVLLLVASFTFAQEKNVKEAKSIANGVNPDFAKAEELINQALTNPETKDNAETWDVAGLIQRKRSEKEMENAYLRKPYDTLQVYNSALNMCKFYFKCDELAQIPNEKGKIKNKYRKSNSATILAERGNLINGGIQFFNLASQKEGDAANEDNKKALDFFATYIDIAINPMFEKENLLQTDTVLPQIAYYASLAAAKMEDYPSILKYAPYAQDDKEVGKYAMEFISTALKAEGDTVKWIASLKEGIQKYPEHSFFFGHLIDYYSNNNKYDEAMQFADDMLAKDPNNTFYLYVKGYLYHNMKDYDKAIEFYKKTIEVDPNYAEAYSNLGLIYCLQAQDFSEKATTDINDPKYKEDQATLKTFYEKAKPYYEKARELKPDQKDLWLNGLYRVYYNLQMGPEFEEIEKLM; encoded by the coding sequence ATGAAAAGAGTATTATTTTCAATGGTTTTACTACTTGTCGCAAGCTTTACTTTCGCCCAAGAAAAGAACGTAAAAGAGGCTAAAAGTATTGCTAACGGAGTAAATCCTGACTTTGCCAAAGCAGAGGAACTGATAAATCAGGCTTTAACCAATCCCGAAACAAAGGACAATGCCGAAACGTGGGATGTAGCAGGTCTTATCCAAAGAAAAAGAAGTGAGAAAGAAATGGAAAATGCCTATCTGAGAAAACCTTATGACACTCTTCAGGTATATAATAGCGCATTGAACATGTGTAAATTCTACTTCAAATGTGACGAATTGGCACAAATTCCCAATGAAAAGGGCAAAATCAAGAATAAATATAGAAAATCTAATTCTGCTACAATTTTAGCAGAACGCGGTAATCTGATCAATGGCGGTATCCAATTCTTTAATTTGGCCTCACAGAAAGAAGGCGATGCAGCCAATGAAGACAATAAAAAAGCATTAGATTTCTTTGCAACATACATTGATATTGCTATCAACCCGATGTTTGAAAAGGAAAATCTATTACAAACAGATACTGTATTACCCCAAATAGCATATTATGCAAGTTTAGCAGCTGCTAAGATGGAAGATTATCCTAGTATTTTGAAGTATGCTCCTTATGCGCAAGATGATAAAGAAGTTGGGAAATACGCAATGGAATTTATCTCTACTGCATTGAAAGCTGAAGGTGATACTGTTAAATGGATTGCTTCTTTAAAAGAAGGTATCCAGAAATATCCTGAACATTCATTCTTCTTCGGTCACTTGATTGATTATTATAGCAATAACAACAAATATGACGAAGCTATGCAGTTTGCTGATGATATGTTGGCTAAAGATCCTAACAATACATTCTATTTGTATGTAAAAGGCTACCTTTATCACAATATGAAGGACTATGATAAAGCTATTGAATTCTATAAAAAAACTATAGAAGTAGATCCTAATTATGCAGAAGCATACTCTAATTTAGGCTTGATTTACTGCTTACAAGCACAAGATTTCTCAGAAAAAGCAACTACAGATATTAATGATCCGAAGTATAAAGAAGACCAGGCTACTCTGAAGACTTTCTATGAAAAGGCAAAACCTTATTATGAAAAGGCAAGAGAACTGAAACCTGATCAAAAAGATTTGTGGTTAAATGGTCTATATAGAGTGTATTATAATTTGCAAATGGGCCCTGAATTCGAAGAAATTGAAAAGTTGATGTAA
- a CDS encoding universal stress protein has protein sequence MEDKLVTLAILTYAKAQILKNVLENEGIETYIHNVNQIQPVVSSGVRVRIKESDLPHALKITESSAWLSEEVVGGKSPKLEKVSNKVLIPVDFSNYSLKACEFGFNFAQNIGAEVVLLHVYFTPIYATSLPYGDVFNYQLSDEENVRSILQKVHADLNALSDKVKEKVASGEFPDIKYTCVLREGIPEEEVLRYTKEYRPRIIIMGTRGKSQKDIDLIGSVTAEVIERSRVPVLAIPENTPFKQFSEAKRIAFITNFDQRDLIAFDSLINNLKSFKFSVSLIHLSDVQNTWNEIKLAGIKEYFQKQYPQLEIYYDVVKNDNLLSSLDSYIKSNHIDIITLTSYKRNIFSRLFNPGIARKMIFHSDTPLLVIYGRPN, from the coding sequence ATGGAAGATAAATTAGTTACTTTGGCAATCTTAACGTACGCGAAAGCTCAAATATTGAAAAATGTTCTTGAAAATGAAGGTATTGAGACTTATATTCACAATGTAAACCAGATACAACCGGTTGTTTCTTCTGGCGTACGTGTACGTATTAAGGAGAGTGACTTACCTCATGCTCTGAAAATTACTGAAAGCTCTGCGTGGTTATCTGAAGAGGTAGTGGGGGGGAAGTCACCTAAACTGGAGAAGGTTAGTAATAAAGTGCTGATTCCAGTGGATTTTTCCAATTATTCTTTGAAGGCTTGCGAGTTCGGTTTCAATTTCGCTCAGAATATAGGTGCAGAAGTTGTTTTGCTACATGTTTATTTTACTCCTATATATGCAACTTCTTTGCCATACGGAGACGTATTTAACTATCAGCTAAGTGATGAGGAGAATGTAAGGAGTATCTTACAAAAAGTTCATGCTGATTTGAATGCATTATCTGATAAAGTAAAAGAGAAGGTAGCTTCCGGCGAGTTTCCAGATATTAAATATACTTGTGTTTTGCGTGAAGGTATTCCTGAAGAAGAGGTACTCCGCTATACCAAGGAATATCGGCCACGCATTATCATAATGGGAACTCGTGGTAAAAGTCAGAAGGATATTGATTTGATCGGCAGTGTAACGGCTGAAGTGATTGAACGTAGCCGTGTACCGGTATTGGCCATTCCTGAAAATACTCCATTCAAGCAATTTTCTGAAGCTAAGCGTATTGCATTCATTACTAATTTTGATCAACGTGATTTAATAGCTTTTGATTCGCTAATAAATAATCTGAAATCATTTAAGTTTTCAGTGTCTCTGATACATCTTTCAGATGTTCAGAATACATGGAATGAAATAAAACTGGCTGGTATTAAGGAATATTTTCAAAAACAATATCCACAATTGGAAATATACTATGATGTGGTAAAGAACGATAATCTGCTTAGTAGTTTAGACAGTTATATCAAAAGTAATCATATTGATATTATAACATTAACTTCTTATAAAAGAAATATATTTTCGCGCTTATTTAACCCTGGCATTGCCAGAAAGATGATTTTCCATTCTGATACACCATTGTTGGTAATTTACGGAAGACCGAATTAG